In Candidatus Methylomirabilota bacterium, the sequence CGAGGCGGCGGAGCGCTTCGGCAGCCAGTGCATCGTCGTCGCCATCGATGCCCGCCGCGAGCCGGGCGCGCCCCTCCGGTGGGGCGTCTACACCCATGGCGGGCGACGCCCGGCGCGGCGTGACGCGCTCGCGTGGGCGCGCGAGGCCGTGGCGCTCGGGGCCGGCGAGATCCTCCTGACGAGCATGGACCGCGACGGCACGAAGGACGGCTACGACCTCGAGCTGACGCGCGCCGTCTCCGAGGCGGTGTCGGTCCCGGTGATTGCGTCGGGCGGCGCGGGCTCGCTCCCGCACCTCTACGAGGGCCTGGTGGACGGGCGCGCCGACGCCGTGCTCGCCGCGTCCATCTTCCACTTCGGCATCCACACGATCGCGGAGGCGAAGGCGTACCTGCGCGAGCGGGGCGTGCCTGTCCGGAGCGAGCCGTGACGCTCGACGCGCTCAAGTTCGACGCGCAGGGGCTCGTTCCCGCCGTCGTGCAGGAGGCGGACTCCGGCGAGGTCCTCATGGTCGCCTGGATGGACCGGGCGGCGGTCGACCAGACCCTCGCCACCGGGGTGACGCACTTCTGGTCGCGCTCGCGCGGGGTGCCCTGGCGCAAGGGGGAGACGTCGGGCCACACGCAGCACGTCCAGGCCGTCTACGCCGACTGCGACGGCGACGTCCTGCTGGTCCAGGTCCACCAGGACGGCGAGGCCTGTCACACCGGCCGGCGGACGTGCTTCTTCAACGCCCTCCGTGCCGACGCCGTGACGGGCGGGCCCGTCGCGCCGGCGAACATGCTCGAGCGGCTCGAGCGGACGATCGCCGCGCGGAAGGC encodes:
- the hisF gene encoding imidazole glycerol phosphate synthase subunit HisF, which translates into the protein MLAKRIIPCLDVKDGRVVKGVRFVDLRDAGDPVEAALAYDAQGADELVFLDITASHEARAIMLDVVRRTAEGIYMPLTVGGGIRSIDDVRLLLRAGADKVSLNTAALERPGVIREAAERFGSQCIVVAIDARREPGAPLRWGVYTHGGRRPARRDALAWAREAVALGAGEILLTSMDRDGTKDGYDLELTRAVSEAVSVPVIASGGAGSLPHLYEGLVDGRADAVLAASIFHFGIHTIAEAKAYLRERGVPVRSEP
- the hisIE gene encoding bifunctional phosphoribosyl-AMP cyclohydrolase/phosphoribosyl-ATP diphosphatase HisIE, with amino-acid sequence MTLDALKFDAQGLVPAVVQEADSGEVLMVAWMDRAAVDQTLATGVTHFWSRSRGVPWRKGETSGHTQHVQAVYADCDGDVLLVQVHQDGEACHTGRRTCFFNALRADAVTGGPVAPANMLERLERTIAARKANPPAGSYVAKLLAAGEGEICRKIGEEATEVITAALGGEGDRRLVAEAADLWFHTLVLLGARGIPFREVVEELARRHAERAGPDR